The following is a genomic window from Candidatus Methylomirabilota bacterium.
TGAGCAGGACGTGCAACCGACCGAATCGCCGATTGATCTCTTTAGCGAGATCCTTGACCTGATGTCGATCGGCCACATCCGCCTGAAGCGCTACGACGCGCCCTCCGGCATTTCGGATCTCCTTTGCCGCGGCTTCGAGAGACCCAAGGTCCCGGGCTGTCACAACGACCTCGGCACCCTCCCGCGCAAACGCAGCTGAGACCGCCTTGCCGATCCCCCGACTCCCGCCCGTCACCAGGGCCACCTTTTCCTTGAGCTTCATACCGACCCCTTGCCAATCACATGATCCATCTGTTAGCTTTACTCACGCGTTCACCGTCATGCACCCATTGCCAGATGCTGCAAGGGAGGAACTATGGGCGAATTCATCAAGGTCGCTGAGACCAAAGATATTGCTGCCGGAACGGGAATCCTGGTGGAACTGGAGGGAGAACGGATCGCCCTCTTCAATGAGAACGGGACCTTCTACGCAATCGGCGACATCTGCACCCACTCGGGCGGCCCCCTCTCGGAGGGGGACCTGGATGGGGACACGGTGACGTGCCCATGGCACGGTGCCCAGTACGATGTCAAGACCGGGGAAGCAATGGGCCCACCTGCCTCCGAGCCTGTCCCTAGCTACCGGGTGAAGGCGGAGGGAGGGGATATCCTCATCGAACGCCCGTGAAGACAAATCAACGAAGGGTTCTGATCTTCTCCGCGACGAGTACCTCACCCTCCTTTTTGAATGTGATCATGACCCGGTCCCCTGGCCTGATACCGCTGAGCTGTTCCGCCGTCGCCCGAAAGCTGAGGGGATTTCCGGTTTGGAAGTCTCGAATCTGGATGGCGGACGGGCTCACGCTCAGGGCTTCCCCAACATGACCATTGGGACCCATCGAATCGCAGGCCCAGGCCTGAGGTGCTAAAAGGTAAAGAGAGGTAAGGAAACCGATAAGCCACATTTGCCATCGCATTCCGAGCCTCCTTTGCTATCTATGCC
Proteins encoded in this region:
- a CDS encoding non-heme iron oxygenase ferredoxin subunit, which produces MGEFIKVAETKDIAAGTGILVELEGERIALFNENGTFYAIGDICTHSGGPLSEGDLDGDTVTCPWHGAQYDVKTGEAMGPPASEPVPSYRVKAEGGDILIERP